A genome region from Babesia bigemina genome assembly Bbig001, chromosome : I includes the following:
- a CDS encoding bromodomain/ankyrin repeat containing protein, putative, with translation MATVYAESYIKSPLVQAIGADGVQTMREVLERDFSDCSAEHLESNPELLVSEEYMNKKNSLVEPNTRITPLCQLSRKTEDEALEIAKMLITEYKLVDANHVDLMGQTALFYAARDGWSKFCEFLAQNGCDPNHQDRLGQTCLFYASREGHHETLEALIACKADVNLVDTNKQNCLFYAARDGRMEAVKVLIKHGINYNLKDAQRRQAITFAKLKNQTEIVNLLKSMSKSESQHVKRPLTDPADVQGLLQSASTADEIKSGVPVVVKEAGKPRKYRLQFRPFEDDANLWVDAPLVKIREFELRFPELATWDKTAPFAPLSTLRNPLVKQWHQIGLNLLSMMGKQEGGYVFERPVDPKKQNCPDYFDIVKKPISYSCIRSKIKKNVYTSPKEFVEDCQLVFDNCFKYNKPDTWVAQVGRNIETFFKEQLKELDFEAFINKHDKLNELLETANQYVESNEVPAEAAS, from the coding sequence ATGGCCACTGTTTACGCGGAATCCTACATCAAGAGCCCGCTGGTCCAAGCTATAGGCGCCGATGGTGTGCAGACAATGCGTGAGGTGCTGGAGCGGGACTTTTCGGACTGCAGCGCAGAACACCTCGAAAGcaacccggagctgctggtgtCGGAGGAGTATATGAACAAAAAGAATTCGCTCGTGGAGCCCAACACGCGCATAACACCCCTGTGCCAGCTCTCCAGAAAAACGGAAGATGAGGCCCTAGAAATCGCAAAAATGCTTATCACGGAATACAAACTTGTCGATGCCAACCACGTCGACCTCATGGGGCAAACGGCGCTCTTCTACGCAGCGAGAGATGGCTGGAGCAAGTTTTGCGAGTTCCTTGCGCAAAATGGATGCGACCCCAACCACCAGGACCGACTCGGCCAAACCTGCCTCTTCTATGCCTCCAGAGAGGGGCATCACGAAACGCTGGAGGCACTTATCGCATGCAAAGCCGATGTCAACCTTGTCGACACCAATAAGCAAAACTGCCTCTTCTACGCCGCAAGGGACGGCCGTATGGAGGCAGTTAAGGTCCTCATCAAACACGGAATTAATTACAACTTGAAGGACGCACAGCGGCGACAAGCTATAACGTTCGCCAAGCTCAAGAACCAAACTGAAATCGTCAACTTGTTGAAAAGCatgtccaagtcggagtcacAACACGTCAAGCGGCCGCTCACTGACCCTGCGGATGTGCAGGGGCTGTTGCAGAGCGCCTCCACCGCGGATGAGATCAAGTCTGGAGTGCCGGTGGTGGTGAAGGAGGCTGGCAAGCCGCGGAAGTATAGGCTTCAGTTCAGGCCATTCGAGGACGATGCTAATCTATGGGTGGATGCGCCGCTAGTAAAGATTCGCGAGTTCGAATTGCGATTCCCCGAGCTCGCCACTTGGGACAAAACTGCGCCGTTCGCTCCGCTCTCGACACTGAGGAACCCCTTGGTCAAGCAGTGGCATCAAATCGGCCTTAACCTTCTATCGATGATGGGCAAGCAAGAGGGTGGCTACGTGTTCGAGAGGCCAGTCGACCCCAAGAAGCAGAACTGTCCGGATTATTTCGACATCGTCAAGAAGCCGATATCGTATTCGTGCATCAGGAGCAAAATAAAGAAGAACGTCTACACGAGCCCGAAGGAGTTTGTCGAGGACTGCCAGCTGGTGTTCGACAACTGCTTCAAATACAACAAGCCGGACACCTGGGTCGCGCAGGTTGGCCGTAACATCGAGACCTTCTTCAAGGAGCAGCTCAAGGAGCTGGATTTCGAAGCGTTCATAAATAAGCACGACAAGCTCAATGAGCTGCTTGAGACGGCAAACCAGTACGTGGAATCCAATGAAGTCCCTGCAGAAGCGGCATCATAA
- a CDS encoding RAP-1 related antigen (RRA), putative yields the protein MKVQRSLALCLSALFIGAVSVVKQSAAVRNAVRTQIPLTALFSKVMHKINPGVGNVDHEQIIKERLVEIAMAEDAVEERVCERFADKDACQESVQRYLARCRDGKCMKLDQELHPLQDAEPTIHLPNTYQLEAAFRLFALLVADYRAENGVERIKVKSKMKSNLYRIFMKTLVHYNSSFKRLNATDTFLSRYLSTATLYYKTYTTLEPLRTALQNFSSIARYLCGKRIRMTLEEIVRHTANGAVKKTSAKYVVLKTADFSDYMEQQTNGYEYFSHHYANMTMDTLLKTMSDIVIESQKPWYVRMMRWSMQRVAIKLAKNPMSGGLLTDMWHEWELFKVRSKAHRFENFVGPIA from the coding sequence ATGAAGGTGCAGCGGTCGTTAGCGCTTTGCTTGAGCGCCCTGTTCATTGGCGCCGTATCGGTCGTTAAACAATCAGCGGCGGTGCGTAATGCAGTGCGTACGCAGATACCTCTCACCGCGTTGTTCTCTAAGGTCATGCACAAAATCAACCCGGGAGTTGGCAACGTAGACCACGAACAGATAATCAAGGAGCGTTTGGTGGAGATCGCAATGGCCGAGGATGCCGTAGAAGAACGTGTCTGCGAGCGTTTCGCTGACAAGGATGCCTGCCAAGAATCCGTGCAGCGTTACCTTGCTCGCTGCCGCGATGGCAAGTGCATGAAGTTGGACCAGGAGTTGCACCCGTTGCAAGACGCTGAGCCGACCATCCACCTCCCCAATACATACCAGCTGGAGGCTGCTTTCCGGTTGTTCGCGCTGTTGGTGGCCGACTACCGTGCGGAGAacggagttgagcgcatcaAGGTTAAAAGCAAAATGAAGAGCAACCTGTATCGCATATTCATGAAAACTCTGGTGCACTACAACTCGTCCTTCAAAAGGCTGAACGCTACGGACACTTTCCTGAGTCGTTACCTTTCCACGGCCACGTTGTACTACAAGACCTACACGACGCTTGAGCCCCTGCGTACCGCGCTGCAGAACTTCTCGTCCATCGCTCGCTACCTCTGCGGGAAGCGCATTCGCATGACCCTCGAGGAAATCGTGAGGCACACCGCTAACGGCGCGGTCAAGAAGACGTCGGCTAAATACGTTGTGCTAAAGACGGCGGACTTCTCGGACTACATGGAGCAGCAGACGAACGGCTATGAGTACTTCTCTCACCACTACGCCAACATGACGATGGACACGCTTCTCAAGACGATGTCGGACATTGTCATAGAATCGCAGAAGCCCTGGTATGTGCGCATGATGCGCTGGTCGATGCAGCGTGTGGCCATCAAGCTGGCCAAGAATCCCATGTCCGGCGGCCTCTTGACAGACATGTGGCACGAGTGGGAGCTGTTCAAAGTACGTTCAAAGGCGCACCGCTTCGAAAACTTCGTTGGACCGATAGCGTAG
- a CDS encoding platelet-derived growth factor-associated protein, putative, with protein sequence MQRKRGSSKKYTAKGRSRYVATEEEIIARNAEVAGSGSSEELTDEEAEESQPQVLRPPRRDEPENDDDDSSEEDSSDDSSSSEFEICNPNRSARPIEKTGVVELSRREREELQRQNFERQKMTLMAQGKLKSAQADLARLAEIRKQREAAMARKMEQMSLKGKD encoded by the exons ATGCAACGCAAGCGAGGCAGCTCTAAGAAGTACACCGCGAAGGGAAGGTCGCGCTACGTCGCCACCGAGGAGGAGATCATCGCAAGAAATGCTGAAGTTGCGGGGAGTGGGTCGAGTGAGGAGCTGACCGACGAGGAAGCTGAGGAATCGCAGCCTCAGGTGCTGAGACCACCCAGGCGTGACGAG CCCGAgaatgacgacgatgactcCTCGGAGGAGGATTCGAGTGATGAT AGCAGTTCCAGCGAGTTTGAGATATGCAACCCCAACCGGAGTGCGCGTCCCATTGAGAAGACCGGCGTCGTGGAACTAAGCCGGCGTGAACGCGAGGAGTTGCAGCGGCAGAATTTCGAGAGGCAGAAGATG ACGCTTATGGCGCAGGGCAAACTGAAGTCAGCTCAGGCCGACCTCGCAAG ATTGGCTGAGATTCGCAAGCAGCGGGAGGCGGCAATGGCTCGAAAAATGGAGCAGATGTCGTTGAAAGGAAAGGATTAG
- a CDS encoding SNARE protein, putative, whose amino-acid sequence MDGLWDLDVRNALSLITAAGDCAEQFSRKTDPGDRHTYGTIMRAKLDSLRKTIANLELTLRDMSSGTVPPADLDARREQLDGIKRSYQELEGVLSPAGNHASLPAAQPMTPKRQLDHMSREELYNYRNSMMRAQDNELEMLDSTAGAIHSISTHIKEEVDYHNDLLGDLENAMDTSHTLVSRNRAALAAMIERSSKGRLTFYIVVLTIILILVIVL is encoded by the exons ATGGACGGCCTTTGGGATCTTGACGTCAGGAACGCCCTGTCGCTCATCACGGCAGCAGGCGACTGCGCCGAGCAGTTCTCGCGCAAAACGGACCCGGGCGACAGACACACCTATGGCACTATCATGCGTGCGAAGCTGGACTCTTTGAGAAAG ACCATAGCAAACCTAGAGCTGACGCTCCGTGACATGTCAAGCGGAACGGTGCCCCCTGCGGACCTTGACGCGCGCAGAGAACAGCTGGACGGCATCAAGCGCTCGTACCAGGAATTAGAAGGGGTCCTGAGTCCAGCAGGAAACCATGCGTCGCTCCCTGCTGCGCAACCG ATGACTCCAAAGCGCCAACTCGACCACATGTCACGCGAAGAGCTCTACAACTATCGGAACTCGATGATGCGAGCTCAGGACAACGAGCTGGAGATGCTGGATTCGACCGCAGGCGCAATACACAGCATCAGCACCCACATCAAGGAGGAAGTCGACTACCATAACGACCTACTGGGTGACCTCGAGAACGCGATGGACACCTCACATACCTTGGTGTCACGCAACAGAGCAGCGCTCGCAGCGATGATCGAGCGCAGCAGCAAGGGACGACTGACGTTTTACATCGTCGTGCTCACCATTATATTGATTCTCGTGATTGTTCTATAG
- a CDS encoding RNA helicase, putative, giving the protein MAKSSKSAKRAKRAHSDTAPTRREPEYNVVHVERLLEVERRRIKLPACMMEQEIVDAVKHNDIVVITGDTGCGKSTQVPQFLYENGLCTDDGIIGVTQVRRVACLALYQQVSLELNSKTLVGYQYRFNRGFNQRLCKIKFMTDGILLQEIKEDLLCTRYSVIIIDEAHERNLNCDILIGVLSRVVQVRREQFEAGVPGVQPLKLVIMSATIRAEDFLEAKIFNGKVAHLHIATEFKRNTIHFARRSVRDYVADAQDKVLKIHQRLPPGSVLVFLTGKDELYRLKRLLSPYEQRASAAPSAATQQPEEPDDDDAIFELESDSDTEDEQGRRSSNKDDSGDDNMYNDDNDSGNKEKQPGADGSDEKAEGLDAVATDAAPVANDENQDADSVQERGGESGVQIHIHGITTETGDHNMVALSENDRSTTVSDSTSSGDRPDPSKYSNAETDLKESKDEEDGANRGQVTDKDDIGDVAEDEGHLDAESSRRVITGDSDTEPEDEAEKAYHVELEVLSRNYKRLSDIKWHGSGAGAGTLRVVVMHASQTMDAQMTAFTLPSDNERVVILSTNVAETAITLPNIRYVVDCGKEKRRVDDISRGVSRFVVCDISKASAGQRSGRAGRVGSGHCYRQYTSSTYETLFDDYSPVEIANCNLESTILLLSAIGIENPYDFPFLTPPPLDNIRSALQALAALGAIETPRQLAESRHSAQNEVTANPFKIPPSYPYKTSYEVLERIRAARITQLGRYLALLPLHPRFGKMLYSVVSRGANADDLRTACCVISALSFGAANLVNPRIPGGDDNRKPIPSLRSDVELFIWICCRYSQTTGNGGSSFCSQYDINERLLREVFQQAEQLYRAVRASLGSQAQHLDADWSGPLSTPNRSAKQIIEAAIVECLVDKVAVHASRLSNDAHAAATNAYRTSALTALRRDVFLPRTYSRHKPECVVYVGLVGDEKIKMQDVLPTDAATICTLRSPMIVANSIHKALPPRYNAEHDCVEAFVNKVYAPLEFPLGIAKAALNPDHPLATRTFAQQLCLGNVFPALRQFSGALIVSEADFLAPTKAKGPLATLLLALRRSRVSSRATFLAASQQDANFLLHEFRGIIRAGHADHQAVEEAFRSIREDRVYGATQV; this is encoded by the coding sequence ATGGCGAAGTCGTCGAAAAGTGCCAAGAGGGCCAAAAGGGCGCACTCGGACACTGCTCCAACGCGCAGGGAGCCCGAGTACAATGTAGTGCACGTGGAGCGCCTGCTAGAGGTGGAACGGCGACGTATCAAACTACCTGCCTGCATGATGGAGCAGGAGATAGTCGATGCGGTGAAGCACAACGACATCGTGGTCATAACGGGCGACACTGGTTGCGGCAAGTCGACGCAGGTGCCGCAGTTCCTATACGAAAATGGGCTGTGCACTGACGACGGGATTATCGGGGTGACGCAGGTCAGGCGTGTTGCCTGCCTGGCGCTGTACCAGCAGGTGTCGCTGGAGCTCAATTCGAAAACGCTTGTTGGCTACCAGTACCGCTTCAACAGGGGGTTCAACCAGCGGCTCTGCAAAATAAAGTTCATGACTGACGGCATTCTCCTGCAGGAGATCAAGGAGGACCTCTTGTGCACCCGCTACAGCGTGATCATCATCGACGAGGCGCACGAGCGGAACCTGAACTGTGACATTTTAATAGGCGTACTGTCGCGTGTGGTGCAGGTTAGGCGCGAACAGTTCGAAGCTGGCGTCCCTGGTGTCCAGCCCCTGAAACTGGTCATAATGTCAGCGACCATCCGCGCCGAAGATTTTCTTGAGGCTAAAATTTTCAACGGCAAAGTTGCGCACCTGCATATCGCAACGGAATTCAAGCGAAACACCATCCATTTCGCCCGCAGGAGTGTCCGTGATTACGTCGCCGACGCACAGGACAAGGTGCTTAAAATCCATCAGCGGTTACCACCGGGCAGCGTCCTTGTGTTCCTCACGGGCAAGGACGAACTGTATCGGCTGAAGCGGTTGCTGTCGCCGTACGAGCAACGTGCATCGGCGGCTCCCAGTGCCGCAACGCAACAGCCAGAAGAGcccgacgacgacgacgcaATATTTGAGCTGGAGAGCGACAGTGACACGGAGGATGAGCAAGGGCGTCGCAGTAGTAACAAGGATGATAGCGGTGATGATAATATGTACAATGATGATAATGATAGCGGTAATAAGGAAAAACAACCGGGTGCGGATGGCAGTGACGAAAAGGCTGAAGGACTGGACGCTGTTGCTACGGACGCAGCACCGGTGGCGAACGACGAAAACCAAGATGCAGATTCTGTACAAGAAAGGGGTGGTGAATCGGGCGTCCAAATCCATATACATGGCATAACGACGGAAACAGGCGACCATAATATGGTAGCGTTAAGTGAAAACGATCGATCGACAACTGTGTCAGACAGCACATCATCAGGCGATCGACCGGACCCCTCTAAATACTCAAATGCAGAAACTGATCTCAAAGAGAGCAAAGATGAAGAAGATGGCGCCAACAGGGGTCAGGTAACTGACAAGGATGACATTGGTGACGTTGCCGAGGACGAGGGTCATCTGGATGCGGAATCATCCCGGAGGGTCATCACCGGTGATTCCGACACGGAGCCGGAGGACGAAGCAGAGAAGGCCTACCACGTCGAGCTGGAGGTTTTGAGCAGGAACTACAAACGTCTGTCCGACATCAAGTGGCACGGTTCCGGAGCTGGAGCCGGAACGTTACGGGTCGTGGTGATGCACGCTTCACAGACCATGGATGCTCAGATGACGGCATTCACGTTGCCGTCTGACAACGAACGCGTCGTGATACTGTCCACAAACGTGGCAGAAACGGCCATTACACTGCCCAATATCAGGTACGTCGTCGACTGCGGGAAGGAGAAACGCCGGGTGGACGACATTTCGAGAGGCGTGTCCCGTTTCGTGGTTTGTGACATCAGCAAGGCATCCGCCGGTCAACGCTCTGGGCGTGCAGGCAGGGTGGGCAGCGGCCATTGCTACCGCCAGTACACCAGCAGCACTTACGAGACGCTGTTCGACGACTACTCCCCCGTAGAGATAGCCAATTGCAACCTCGAATCGACCATTTTGCTATTATCGGCAATAGGAATAGAGAACCCGTACGACTTCCCGTTCCTGACGCCCCCTCCGCTGGACAACATCAGGTCGGCGCTGCAGGCGCTCGCTGCACTGGGTGCAATCGAAACGCCGCGCCAACTGGCTGAAAGCCGGCACAGCGCGCAGAACGAGGTCACGGCCAACCCGTTCAAAATACCGCCCTCCTACCCCTACAAGACGTCTTACGAGGTTTTAGAGCGGATACGTGCTGCGCGCATAACGCAACTGGGACGCTAccttgcgctgctgccgctCCACCCTCGCTTCGGCAAGATGCTTTACTCGGTGGTGTCGAGGGGCGCAAACGCCGACGATCTGCGAACGGCCTGCTGCGTGATTTCGGCGCTATCTTTTGGCGCCGCTAATTTGGTAAACCCGCGCATCCCTGGGGGGGACGACAACCGGAAGCCAATACCGTCGCTGAGaagcgatgttgagttgTTCATATGGATTTGCTGCAGGTACTCCCAGACAACCGGCAACGGCGGATCGTCCTTCTGCAGCCAGTACGACATAAACGAGCGTCTTTTGCGCGAGGTGTTCCAGCAAGCGGAGCAGCTGTACCGTGCAGTGCGGGCGTCGTTGGGCAGCCAAGCGCAGCACCTCGACGCTGACTGGAGCGGCCCACTGTCAACGCCCAACCGCAGCGCGAAGCAAATTATCGAAGCCGCGATTGTGGAGTGTCTCGTGGACAAGGTGGCGGTGCACGCGAGCCGGTTGTCCAATGACGCCCATGCGGCTGCCACCAACGCGTACCGCACGAGCGCCCTAACCGCGCTGCGTAGGGACGTATTCCTGCCGCGGACATACTCCCGCCACAAGCCCGAATGCGTCGTTTACGTCGGGCTGGTGGGCGACGAGAAGATCAAGATGCAAGACGTGCTGCCCACCGACGCTGCAACGATCTGTACACTGCGGTCGCCGATGATAGTTGCCAACAGCATCCAcaaggcgctgccgccCAGGTACAACGCCGAGCACGACTGCGTGGAAGCATTCGTCAACAAGGTTTATGCGCCACTGGAGTTCCCGCTGGGCATCGCAAAAGCGGCGTTGAACCCTGACCACCCGTTGGCAACGAGAACGTTTGCACAGCAGCTCTGCCTGGGCAACGTGTTCCCCGCGCTGAGGCAGTTCTCAGGGGCGCTTATTGTGAGCGAAGCGGATTTCCTGGCACCAACAAAGGCCAAAGGGCCACTGGCGACCCTCCTACTGGCGTTACGGCGCTCACGCGTGAGCAGCCGTGCAACGTTCCTCGCCGCCAGCCAGCAAGATGCAAATTTCCTGCTGCACGAGTTCCGAGGAATAATTCGTGCTGGACACGCGGATCACCAGGCTGTGGAAGAGGCATTCAGGAGCATCAGGGAAGACAGGGTGTACGGCGCAACCCAGGTGTAG
- a CDS encoding zinc finger, C3HC4 type domain containing protein, putative — MAFAGLHGQQHYGRDLADGLRFRSALFNRIADFFIGVDTYRQRRARQRANEADMVMDFVVLHPLKALTFIKGSIICGALMNVLLYVPNETVLGLVEPQSDLGDSIVWWWLAFNKLLHALQIPGRIMALYTMSRLWGRSNQEIMYCMSVLTTSRLWNWCRRLSVLTYASYAAGFLASRHPRVQDHVLLNGFILYVFSIVTMRVAFTFAIFYHCFPPTPARNTHKPANREEIDRLPVVLYRDMKEDNATMCRICLEEFQPEHRLRMLRCKHGYHVACIDAWLARSNKCPWCMSTVN; from the exons ATGGCGTTTGCTGGGCTGCACGGGCAGCAGCACTATGGCCGCGATCTCGCGGATGGGCTGCGGTTCCGAAGTGCTCTCTTCAATCGCATCGCGGACTTTTTCATAGGAGTAGACACTTACAGGCAGAGGAGAGCGCGGCAGAGGGCCAACGAAGCCGACATGGTGATGGACTTCGTCGTCCTACACCCGCTTAAGGCGCTCACCTTCATCAAGGGTTCCATCATCTGCGGCGCCTTAATGAACGTGCTGCTATACGTCCCCAACGAGACGGTACTCGGGCTAGTCGAGCCCCAGAGCGACCTTGGCGACTCAATCGTGTGGTG GTGGTTGGCGTTCAACAAGCTACTGCACGCGCTCCAGATCCCGGGCAGGATAATGGCGCTGTACACTATGAGCCGTTTGTGGGGGAGGAGCAACCAGGAGATCATGTACTGCATGTCCGTCCTTACGACCTCGCGGCTCTGGAACTGGTGCAGGCGGCTTAGCGTTCTCACGTACGCCTCGTATGCCGCCGGCTTTCTTGCGTCCAGGCACCCCCGCGTTCAAGACCACGTGTTGTTGAACGGCTTTATCCTATACGTCTTTTCCATAGTCACCATGCGCGTGGCCTTCACCTTCGCAATCTTCTACCACTGCTTCCCACCGACCCCAGCCAGGAACACACACAAGCCGGCCAATAGGGAGGAAATCGATAGGTTGCCCGTGGTCCTCTACCGCGACATGAAGGAGGACAACGCCACAATGTGCAGGATTTGTTTGGAGGAATTCCAGCCGGAGCACCGCTTGCGTATGCTGCGCTGTAAGCACGGTTACCACGTCGCGTGCATAGATGCGTGGCTGGCGCGCAGCAACAAATGCCCGTGGTGCATGTCTACCGTCAACTGA